The following coding sequences lie in one bacterium genomic window:
- a CDS encoding site-specific integrase has protein sequence MSSLYKRKLKNRTVWYVNLKLANGKRKSINTGCETKTAAKVVAAEFERKILLGLDPTKPTPPKQNVIALFERFMEESKRDWSPDTIDQYEDTLETLRTVVGEIPLTELSRRHRNAIVDYLTERGAVHKSRTGNVKRVREISGHTINRNIRNVTRFLNWCIEEEVVRGWQPPRFKQIAVVEEPKESFTPDEISRILDAAADFTLNGYPIQAYFAFQAFSGFRRNEGRHLQWEDIDFERQTILVPAGKVTKRIGRREVVPLTAPLELILQSLPRRATGPVFPGVSEKITHVFKKVCEAAGVDYKPLHRLRATFTTQLSDLRLPPMAVQKIVRHKNLNTTYGHYYLPEANALREAANEALKDSPFATAILRIFDKDAVDK, from the coding sequence ATGTCCTCCCTCTATAAGCGCAAACTAAAGAATCGCACAGTCTGGTACGTAAATCTGAAGCTTGCCAACGGCAAGCGCAAGAGCATTAACACCGGCTGTGAAACGAAGACGGCGGCCAAAGTTGTAGCCGCCGAGTTTGAACGCAAGATATTGCTGGGTCTTGATCCGACGAAGCCAACGCCGCCAAAGCAGAATGTGATCGCGCTATTCGAGCGGTTCATGGAAGAGTCAAAACGCGACTGGTCTCCAGACACGATAGACCAGTACGAAGATACGCTTGAAACCCTGAGGACCGTCGTTGGTGAAATCCCGCTTACGGAACTCTCAAGACGTCACCGCAACGCGATTGTGGATTATCTGACAGAGCGCGGTGCCGTTCACAAGAGTAGAACAGGAAATGTGAAGCGCGTCCGCGAAATCTCCGGCCACACAATAAACCGGAACATCCGCAACGTCACGCGCTTTCTGAACTGGTGTATTGAAGAAGAAGTTGTTCGCGGTTGGCAACCGCCGAGGTTCAAGCAAATAGCGGTGGTAGAGGAACCGAAGGAGAGTTTCACACCGGACGAGATTAGCCGGATATTGGACGCCGCGGCGGACTTCACGCTGAACGGCTACCCGATTCAGGCCTACTTTGCGTTTCAGGCGTTCAGCGGGTTTCGGCGCAACGAAGGCCGCCACCTGCAATGGGAAGACATTGACTTCGAACGACAGACGATACTGGTACCAGCAGGCAAGGTCACGAAGCGGATTGGCCGCCGCGAAGTCGTACCACTCACCGCACCGCTTGAACTAATCCTGCAATCGCTGCCCAGACGCGCCACAGGCCCCGTCTTCCCCGGTGTTAGCGAGAAGATTACCCACGTCTTCAAAAAGGTCTGCGAGGCCGCTGGCGTGGACTACAAGCCGCTGCACAGGCTACGGGCGACGTTCACAACTCAGCTATCCGATCTGCGCCTTCCGCCGATGGCCGTACAGAAAATCGTCCGCCACAAGAATCTGAACACAACCTACGGGCACTACTATCTTCCGGAAGCAAACGCCCTGCGCGAAGCCGCGAATGAAGCCCTGAAAGACTCGCCATTTGCTACGGCAATTCTACGAATATTTGATAAAGATGCGGTTGACAAGTAG
- a CDS encoding OPT/YSL family transporter, with translation MAADTPSPQPNKPLIHDEAFSELTFRALASGIIVGSLIGASNVCIGLKIGWTFGASITAAVISFALFKALGNVLSRPYNAKENLITATSGSAAGTMASAGGFVACIPALELYLRETSGPGNDLSYFQLVLWAISIAFLGVFFAVPLRKQMIVREKLRFPSGTAAAETIKAMYSSGAEAVKKAKLLFYAAAVAGLIKLLFSIKPLGIGHFSDFSLDDVGLAGIGILGISLASLRMGISLSPMMIGAGILVGSKVGWSLFAGAILAWGIGAPILVDQGIVVVKDQSGVYLAAFRWLLWPGVACMVAAGFASLALQYKTIGNTFGTLKRLMQGRKVEAEAGDEDDAPDPFPIKWWAVGMVLATTLTTVFAKLYFGIPAWMGILAVILSFLIASISVRATGETDINPVGAMGKITQVVYGALDPGKIPTNLMAAGITAAGASQSGDLMHDLKAGYILKVSIRRQVIAQIIGVVVGVFAAAAVYRLLTAAYQIPGDDFTGPAVMAWHAMAQLLANGIKSLPEYAMTAALVGAIIGFLMPFVAKIKGVGKWLPSPIALGIAFMVTPYSSLAMWLGAVITSYYTKRNPDAVDRYGASLASGLIAGEGLMMVVVAIMLILGVSWIG, from the coding sequence ATGGCCGCTGACACCCCCTCCCCGCAACCTAACAAGCCGCTGATCCACGACGAAGCCTTCAGCGAGTTGACGTTTCGTGCCCTTGCATCGGGCATTATCGTCGGATCATTGATTGGCGCCTCTAATGTCTGCATCGGGCTGAAAATCGGCTGGACATTTGGCGCATCGATAACTGCAGCAGTCATTTCATTTGCTTTGTTCAAGGCATTGGGCAACGTGCTCAGTAGGCCCTATAACGCCAAAGAGAATCTGATTACAGCCACATCCGGCAGCGCAGCCGGGACCATGGCCTCCGCAGGCGGTTTTGTGGCCTGCATTCCCGCCCTCGAACTCTACCTGCGCGAAACTTCAGGTCCGGGCAACGACTTGTCGTATTTTCAGCTGGTTTTGTGGGCAATTTCAATTGCGTTTCTCGGGGTGTTTTTCGCGGTACCGCTACGCAAGCAGATGATCGTGCGAGAGAAGTTACGCTTCCCCAGCGGGACAGCCGCTGCCGAGACGATCAAGGCAATGTATTCTTCTGGAGCCGAAGCGGTCAAGAAGGCAAAACTGCTATTCTACGCCGCTGCGGTAGCAGGCCTGATTAAGCTGCTGTTCAGCATTAAGCCGCTGGGAATCGGCCATTTTAGCGACTTTTCTTTGGACGATGTCGGCCTTGCCGGAATAGGAATTCTCGGCATATCGCTGGCATCTCTGCGCATGGGAATCAGTCTCTCGCCAATGATGATCGGAGCTGGGATTCTGGTTGGTTCCAAAGTCGGCTGGTCGCTCTTCGCAGGGGCCATACTGGCATGGGGAATCGGCGCACCGATTCTGGTAGATCAGGGGATTGTGGTGGTCAAGGACCAGAGTGGTGTCTACCTTGCGGCATTTCGCTGGCTGCTTTGGCCCGGTGTGGCGTGCATGGTGGCTGCAGGATTTGCGAGTCTTGCTCTGCAATACAAGACAATAGGCAACACATTTGGCACGCTGAAGAGGCTGATGCAGGGCCGCAAGGTTGAAGCGGAAGCGGGCGACGAAGACGACGCGCCCGACCCGTTCCCGATCAAGTGGTGGGCCGTGGGCATGGTCCTCGCGACAACGCTTACGACGGTGTTTGCGAAGCTGTATTTCGGGATTCCGGCATGGATGGGCATCCTTGCAGTTATCCTCTCATTCTTGATTGCCAGTATATCGGTACGCGCAACCGGCGAAACGGACATAAATCCGGTTGGCGCGATGGGCAAGATCACGCAGGTGGTGTATGGTGCACTCGATCCGGGCAAGATTCCGACCAACCTGATGGCCGCAGGCATCACCGCAGCAGGAGCGAGTCAGTCGGGCGATTTAATGCACGATTTGAAGGCAGGATACATCCTGAAGGTGTCCATTCGCAGGCAAGTTATCGCGCAGATCATCGGCGTAGTTGTCGGCGTGTTTGCCGCGGCGGCGGTCTATCGGCTGTTGACGGCCGCCTATCAGATCCCGGGCGACGACTTTACAGGTCCGGCCGTCATGGCTTGGCACGCAATGGCACAGTTACTGGCCAACGGCATAAAGTCATTGCCCGAATATGCGATGACTGCAGCGCTGGTGGGCGCGATAATCGGCTTCCTGATGCCCTTTGTGGCAAAGATCAAAGGTGTGGGCAAATGGCTGCCGTCGCCTATCGCGCTGGGTATCGCCTTCATGGTCACCCCCTATTCGTCACTTGCGATGTGGCTCGGCGCGGTCATCACGTCGTATTACACGAAACGCAATCCGGACGCCGTTGACCGTTACGGGGCCTCGCTCGCATCGGGATTGATTGCAGGCGAAGGCTTGATGATGGTGGTGGTTGCGATTATGCTGATTCTCGGAGTGAGTTGGATCGGATAA
- a CDS encoding Glu/Leu/Phe/Val dehydrogenase: MADKSFNAFAMAQAQFDNTAKQIGLDQAACDLLRFPLREYSLAIPVRMDNGSVHVFRGFRVQHNDARGPGKGGIRFHPMETLDTVRALAMWMTWKCSVVDIPLGGSKGGVICDPHNLSHREQEQICRGWVRQLARDIGPVRDVPAPDVMTNSQHMLWMLDEYETIHGAKYPGLITGKPVGMGGSLGRTEATGYGVVYTLREALKEKGIKPGDTIASVQGFGNVAQYAIRLYNQLGGTVIAIAYWDQKDQTARTLRKKDGIDINALLKVTDRFGGVDKDKAKDLGYEVLPGEAWIEQEVDILMPNAMENQVTAANVGKISKRVKFIAEGANGPTTPEADAEISKRGIFMLPDLLANAGGVTCSYFEQVQCNMNYYWEKDEVLSKLDLKMTSAYHAVSELASKKKLYMRDAAYTIAVDRVAAACRDRGWV, from the coding sequence ATGGCTGACAAGTCATTTAACGCTTTCGCCATGGCGCAAGCACAATTTGATAACACGGCGAAGCAGATTGGACTCGACCAAGCGGCGTGTGACCTGCTGCGTTTTCCACTACGCGAGTACTCGCTGGCGATTCCGGTGCGTATGGACAACGGCTCTGTCCACGTTTTTCGCGGTTTTCGGGTGCAACACAACGATGCGCGCGGTCCCGGCAAGGGCGGCATCCGCTTTCATCCGATGGAAACGCTTGATACGGTACGCGCATTGGCCATGTGGATGACCTGGAAGTGCAGCGTTGTGGACATTCCACTGGGCGGCAGCAAAGGCGGTGTGATCTGTGATCCGCACAATCTGAGTCATCGCGAGCAGGAGCAGATTTGCCGCGGCTGGGTGCGTCAGCTTGCCCGCGACATCGGACCGGTACGCGACGTTCCGGCACCGGACGTCATGACAAATTCGCAGCACATGCTTTGGATGCTCGACGAATATGAGACAATTCACGGGGCAAAGTATCCGGGATTGATTACAGGCAAGCCCGTGGGGATGGGTGGTTCGCTGGGACGCACGGAAGCGACGGGTTACGGTGTCGTATACACGTTGCGGGAAGCCCTTAAGGAAAAAGGAATTAAGCCGGGCGACACGATTGCCAGTGTTCAAGGCTTCGGAAATGTTGCGCAGTACGCCATCCGGCTTTACAATCAGTTAGGCGGAACGGTCATCGCGATTGCCTATTGGGACCAAAAGGATCAAACCGCGAGGACGTTGCGCAAGAAGGACGGTATTGACATCAACGCTCTGCTGAAGGTTACGGATCGCTTCGGAGGAGTCGACAAAGACAAGGCAAAGGACCTGGGCTACGAAGTTCTTCCGGGTGAAGCGTGGATAGAGCAGGAAGTGGACATCCTGATGCCGAATGCCATGGAGAATCAGGTGACGGCCGCCAATGTCGGCAAAATTTCCAAGCGTGTGAAGTTTATTGCCGAAGGAGCAAACGGACCCACCACGCCGGAAGCTGATGCAGAGATTTCGAAACGCGGAATTTTCATGCTTCCCGACTTGTTGGCCAATGCCGGTGGTGTGACGTGCAGCTATTTCGAGCAGGTTCAGTGCAACATGAACTACTATTGGGAAAAGGACGAGGTCCTGAGCAAGCTTGATCTGAAGATGACTTCAGCTTATCATGCCGTAAGCGAGCTGGCAAGCAAGAAGAAGCTCTATATGCGCGATGCCGCCTACACGATAGCCGTGGATCGCGTTGCTGCAGCGTGCCGAGATCGCGGCTGGGTGTAG
- a CDS encoding pyruvate, phosphate dikinase: MKQLDGEWRLAIELLERTNQVLYYRIARKLLILLCRAGNAEALELLHLLGTDQASSDVDGYDNENQPRVREKTIDIATISNSIFLLAANNLPNAEILRHMQDSMQQDRAGFLLKAVSDPAADLAEVISAVRRYVQLSPKTIDLPDFTKKSIRVALIRRIFSDDLNYIRIAKEYVNLYDFHNLLSRLVHPAGSRGRLGGKSAGLFLAESILTKYCDTHSNLAAIRVPKTWYIASDAQTGFVHYNNLEEVVEQKYKDVSQVRQEYPHIIQLFKNSQFPLEMIQGLSMALDDFGDKPLVVRSSSLLEDRFGAAFSGKYKSLFLANQGSKPERLNALMDAIAEVYSSTFGPDPIEYRIERGLVDFHEEMSVMIQEVVGTRVGKYYLPSWAGVAFSNNEFRWSPRIRREDGLIRIVPGLGTRAVDRLSDDYPVLAAPGQPSLRVNVSVDEIVRYSPSKIDVINLEKNSFETMDLRQFLEECGNELPGVENMVSIIDDDRIRKPSLIGIDFMTDASVATFRSLFENTPFLDQLHTILKTLENTMQTPVDIEFASDGEHLYLLQCRPQSATLESVPEVIPHDLPNSAVLFTANKYVSNGVVPDLTHIVYVDPTGYASLESLTALRDVGRAIGELNKMLPKRQFILMGPGRWGSRGDIKLGVSVTYSDINNTAVLTEIARRTGKYTPDLSFGTHFFQDLVEAGIRYLPLYPDEEGITFNEELLLSSKNELPDLLPKYRQLEHVVRVIDVRAATGGKVLKVLMNAELNEAVGLFSHPSGSQARRHPAGAPQVSYEKFNHWGWRRDMAERIAQNISPSAFGVKAMYLAGSSKESTAGPTSKIELIIRFAGSDEQKKSLEQWLNGWSLCLEEVNFQKTGYRGGGMLDVHLISDEDLERQSELAVELEAITDSAQELPLGKR; the protein is encoded by the coding sequence ATGAAACAACTTGACGGCGAGTGGCGTTTAGCCATAGAATTACTTGAGCGCACGAATCAGGTTTTGTACTATCGTATTGCGCGCAAGCTGCTTATCCTCCTTTGCCGCGCTGGAAACGCGGAGGCATTGGAGCTATTGCATCTTCTCGGTACAGACCAAGCCTCTTCAGACGTTGACGGTTACGACAACGAGAATCAGCCCAGAGTACGCGAGAAGACCATCGACATCGCGACAATCAGCAACTCGATCTTCCTGCTTGCGGCTAACAACCTGCCGAACGCCGAGATACTGCGTCACATGCAAGACTCGATGCAGCAGGATCGCGCGGGATTCCTGCTCAAGGCGGTTTCGGATCCCGCAGCAGACCTCGCAGAAGTGATCAGCGCCGTGAGGCGCTACGTTCAGTTGTCGCCGAAGACCATAGACCTGCCGGACTTTACCAAAAAGAGCATTCGCGTTGCGCTAATCCGGCGAATCTTTTCAGACGACCTGAACTACATTCGAATCGCGAAGGAGTATGTCAATCTTTACGATTTTCACAATCTCTTGAGCCGGCTGGTGCATCCAGCCGGCAGCCGCGGAAGATTAGGCGGCAAGAGTGCCGGACTGTTTCTTGCAGAGAGTATTCTTACAAAATACTGCGACACGCACTCGAATCTTGCGGCCATTCGCGTGCCAAAGACATGGTACATCGCATCGGATGCACAAACCGGTTTTGTGCATTACAATAATCTCGAAGAAGTTGTCGAGCAGAAGTACAAAGATGTCTCGCAGGTTCGGCAGGAATATCCGCATATCATTCAGCTCTTCAAGAACTCGCAATTCCCGCTCGAGATGATTCAAGGACTGTCGATGGCACTTGACGATTTCGGCGACAAGCCGCTCGTGGTTCGCAGTTCGAGCTTGCTCGAGGACCGTTTTGGAGCGGCATTCTCAGGGAAATACAAGAGTCTGTTTTTGGCCAATCAGGGAAGCAAACCTGAGCGGCTGAATGCCCTCATGGATGCTATCGCAGAAGTCTATTCGTCGACATTCGGTCCCGATCCAATCGAGTATCGGATTGAGCGCGGGCTGGTAGACTTCCACGAGGAAATGAGTGTGATGATTCAGGAGGTTGTAGGGACGCGGGTCGGCAAGTACTACCTTCCCTCCTGGGCAGGTGTCGCCTTCAGCAACAATGAGTTTCGCTGGTCGCCACGCATACGACGGGAAGACGGACTGATTCGGATCGTGCCCGGATTGGGGACTCGAGCAGTGGATCGATTGAGTGATGACTATCCTGTTTTGGCGGCTCCCGGTCAACCCAGTCTACGGGTAAATGTATCTGTGGACGAAATCGTTCGCTATTCACCATCCAAGATTGACGTCATCAATCTCGAGAAGAACAGTTTTGAAACGATGGACCTCAGGCAGTTTCTTGAAGAGTGCGGCAACGAGCTTCCTGGCGTCGAGAATATGGTCTCGATCATTGATGATGACCGAATCCGCAAGCCATCACTGATCGGGATTGACTTTATGACTGACGCTTCGGTCGCGACATTCCGGTCGTTGTTTGAGAATACTCCGTTTCTTGATCAATTGCACACGATTCTCAAGACACTTGAGAACACGATGCAGACTCCGGTGGATATTGAGTTCGCTTCAGACGGTGAGCACTTGTACCTGCTGCAATGTCGTCCGCAGAGCGCAACATTGGAAAGCGTGCCCGAAGTCATCCCTCACGACTTGCCTAACAGCGCAGTCTTGTTTACAGCAAACAAGTACGTATCGAATGGCGTCGTGCCCGATTTGACTCATATCGTCTATGTGGATCCGACAGGGTATGCGTCGCTGGAAAGCCTGACTGCGTTACGTGACGTGGGCAGAGCTATCGGCGAACTGAACAAAATGTTGCCGAAGCGCCAGTTCATCCTGATGGGTCCGGGCCGCTGGGGCAGCCGAGGGGACATCAAGCTTGGTGTGAGCGTGACCTATTCGGACATCAACAATACAGCGGTTCTGACGGAAATAGCCCGCCGAACGGGGAAGTATACACCGGATCTATCTTTCGGCACGCACTTTTTTCAGGACTTGGTTGAGGCAGGGATTCGATACCTGCCACTTTATCCCGACGAGGAAGGAATCACGTTCAACGAGGAACTGCTATTGAGCTCGAAAAACGAACTTCCAGACTTGCTGCCGAAATACAGACAGCTTGAGCACGTTGTGCGAGTGATTGACGTGCGTGCCGCGACGGGAGGGAAGGTGTTGAAGGTGCTGATGAACGCTGAACTCAATGAAGCTGTTGGACTGTTCTCACATCCCTCCGGATCGCAGGCTCGCAGGCATCCTGCAGGTGCGCCTCAAGTAAGCTACGAGAAGTTTAACCACTGGGGTTGGAGGCGGGACATGGCCGAGAGGATAGCGCAGAACATTAGTCCTTCCGCGTTCGGCGTGAAGGCGATGTATCTTGCGGGAAGTTCGAAGGAAAGCACGGCAGGACCGACCAGTAAGATTGAGTTAATTATTCGATTTGCGGGCAGCGATGAGCAGAAGAAATCGCTTGAACAATGGCTTAACGGCTGGAGTCTGTGTTTAGAAGAAGTGAACTTCCAAAAGACCGGCTACCGCGGCGGCGGGATGCTTGACGTGCACTTGATTTCGGATGAGGACTTGGAACGGCAATCTGAACTTGCCGTAGAGCTTGAAGCAATCACCGATTCTGCGCAAGAACTGCCACTCGGCAAGCGATAA
- a CDS encoding catalase, whose amino-acid sequence MAEKKKPLTTSQGAPVPDDLNTKTAGERGPALVQDIHLFDKLAHFDRERIPERVVHAKGAGAWGFFEVTHDMSRYTRAKFLSKVGNRTDVFARFSTVGGEKGSADTERDPRGFAVKFFTEEGNYDFVGNNTPVFFLRDPLKFPDFIHTQKRNPATNLKDPDMFWDFLSLTPESIHQVTILFSDRGTPYGYRHMHGFSGHTFMWYNEKNEYVWVKIHFKSELGSKTLTREEAGRLAGEDPDFATRDLHAAIEKGEFPAWKVYVQIMTPEQVEKYRFNSFDITKVWPHADAPLQPLGRMVLNRNPKNYFAETEQAAFSPGTVVPGIAPSPDKMLQGRLFSYHDTHRHRLGTNYHLIPVNAPRVTGEHNYQRDGAMRTDDNGEGAPNYWPNSFGGPTPEPSYAEPPVPLTGVIDRFGYELTEDDFVQPAALFRKVMTDTDRTHLISNIVAHLKNAQVRIQKRQTALFYKVDKEYGERVAQGLGLQANEIAKLAAMTQSERVKATS is encoded by the coding sequence ATGGCAGAGAAGAAGAAACCGCTGACGACAAGTCAGGGTGCACCAGTACCCGACGACTTGAATACAAAGACCGCAGGAGAGCGCGGACCGGCTCTCGTGCAGGACATTCATCTATTTGATAAGCTCGCACACTTTGACCGCGAACGGATTCCCGAACGGGTAGTGCACGCAAAAGGCGCGGGTGCGTGGGGATTCTTTGAAGTGACGCACGACATGTCAAGATACACACGCGCCAAGTTCTTGTCCAAGGTTGGAAACCGCACAGACGTATTCGCGCGATTCTCTACTGTCGGCGGCGAGAAGGGTTCAGCAGACACCGAACGGGATCCGCGAGGATTTGCAGTCAAGTTCTTTACAGAAGAAGGAAACTACGATTTCGTCGGGAACAACACTCCGGTCTTCTTCCTGCGAGATCCGTTGAAGTTTCCGGATTTCATTCACACACAGAAGCGAAATCCGGCAACAAACCTCAAGGATCCGGACATGTTCTGGGACTTTCTCTCGCTGACTCCGGAATCCATTCATCAAGTGACGATTCTGTTTTCGGACCGTGGCACGCCTTACGGATACCGTCACATGCACGGTTTCAGCGGACACACGTTCATGTGGTATAACGAAAAGAATGAGTATGTGTGGGTGAAGATTCACTTCAAGAGCGAATTAGGATCTAAGACGCTCACCCGTGAAGAAGCAGGCAGGCTCGCAGGAGAGGATCCGGACTTCGCGACACGCGACCTGCACGCAGCAATCGAAAAGGGCGAGTTTCCCGCTTGGAAGGTCTACGTGCAGATCATGACTCCCGAACAGGTTGAGAAGTATCGCTTCAATTCGTTTGACATCACAAAAGTCTGGCCGCACGCGGACGCCCCGCTGCAGCCGTTGGGCCGGATGGTTCTGAATCGAAATCCAAAGAATTACTTTGCTGAAACGGAGCAAGCCGCTTTTTCGCCGGGCACCGTGGTGCCGGGGATTGCGCCATCGCCTGATAAAATGCTGCAGGGGAGGCTCTTCAGCTATCACGACACACACCGCCATCGCCTCGGCACAAACTACCACCTGATTCCGGTCAATGCGCCGCGTGTCACTGGGGAGCACAATTACCAACGCGACGGCGCGATGCGCACTGACGACAACGGCGAAGGTGCGCCGAACTACTGGCCGAATAGCTTCGGCGGCCCGACACCTGAACCGTCGTATGCCGAGCCTCCAGTTCCTCTGACCGGAGTGATTGACCGGTTTGGCTACGAGCTGACGGAAGATGATTTTGTGCAACCCGCGGCTCTGTTTAGAAAGGTTATGACAGACACGGATCGCACACACCTGATCTCCAACATCGTAGCACACTTGAAGAACGCTCAGGTGAGGATTCAGAAACGTCAGACGGCTCTTTTCTACAAGGTCGACAAAGAGTATGGAGAGCGAGTCGCCCAGGGATTGGGTCTGCAAGCGAACGAGATCGCGAAGCTCGCGGCCATGACTCAGAGCGAGCGTGTCAAGGCGACTTCATAA
- a CDS encoding TonB-dependent receptor, whose protein sequence is MTLIRYAFLVFLVSSAFGQRPNFSVQGFVVDSLSGEPLEYATVMLHSAADSSLLTGMATTAGGGFVLDSLRPGRVYARVSFLGYEVKTLPSFNLNRETPRVDLGRILLAPSGLIADEVTVTGERMTVEYHVEKKVINVAKQQIVPTGTATDVLANSPGVSVDIEGNVKLRGSGNFTVMIDGRPSILDANDALQQIPASTIDRIEIITNPSARFSAEGTAGIINIIPLKRGTQHTAGQINLRSGVNEQRSLDFSLQQPVGKASLTVGGDLGMDNSPGESRSETRTTFGDATTTLKSDGSSIRHWDRGGLRAELDVPLNSRNNVSLGGRFGTYEFGRDADLKHRQTDDLSETLLLTTSDNRSNREHRYVSGFANWKHKFPQDKHVLTMDLSISRRSGEEVSTNESFAQDGSIVHGLKTFEDGPGGRSELKLDYVRPLGNSRRFEAGASAQSSGYRDNYAQSRFDTISAQYVDQPQQRNSTRFRRNLPAFYTMYADEGGPIEYQFGLRGEYLDRTIERVQTSEEFSISRFDLYPTAHSAYNFGGGKQAILSYTRRVQHSRPWDLEPFLSWEDAYSVRSGNPGLKPEFIDSYELGYQTSVLKQFVSVEGFYRVKHNNVERLQSVYSENVRLERPENVGRQFSLGTELRTDIQVQRGWNLTLSGSFYDQRVKGEANGISFDEHDFSYDGKLSSITTILRSTRLQLDGQYRGPSVTSQGTTEASATLNGAIRQDFLDRRLNVALQVRDIFATGKRESTSESPGLYSYNYSSMDAPVFTLSVGYSFNNFKKKQNGRGDETGEDF, encoded by the coding sequence ATGACCCTCATTCGATACGCTTTCCTCGTCTTTCTTGTTTCCTCCGCCTTTGGGCAGCGTCCCAATTTCTCCGTGCAGGGGTTTGTTGTGGATTCGCTTTCGGGCGAACCGCTCGAATATGCCACCGTCATGCTTCATAGCGCCGCCGACAGTTCACTACTGACCGGCATGGCAACTACCGCTGGCGGCGGGTTTGTCTTGGACAGTCTTAGGCCGGGGCGCGTTTACGCGCGTGTCAGCTTCTTGGGCTACGAGGTCAAAACATTACCCTCGTTCAATCTCAATCGCGAGACTCCCCGAGTCGATCTCGGCCGGATTTTACTGGCGCCTTCGGGTCTGATTGCAGACGAAGTCACCGTCACGGGGGAGCGGATGACGGTCGAATACCATGTTGAGAAGAAAGTCATCAACGTCGCCAAACAACAGATTGTGCCAACGGGAACTGCCACTGATGTGCTTGCCAACTCACCCGGCGTGTCTGTGGACATCGAAGGCAATGTTAAACTGCGTGGCAGCGGAAACTTCACGGTCATGATAGACGGAAGACCTTCCATCCTTGACGCTAATGACGCCTTGCAGCAAATTCCTGCCTCGACCATTGATCGCATTGAAATAATCACCAATCCTTCGGCGAGATTCAGTGCGGAAGGCACGGCCGGAATCATCAACATCATTCCTTTGAAACGTGGCACGCAACATACTGCGGGACAGATCAATCTTCGCAGCGGAGTAAATGAGCAACGAAGTCTTGATTTCTCACTACAGCAACCTGTCGGCAAGGCGTCGCTGACGGTTGGCGGCGACCTCGGCATGGACAATAGTCCGGGCGAATCGCGGTCTGAGACCCGGACTACTTTTGGCGATGCTACGACGACTTTGAAGTCTGACGGATCGTCGATCCGGCACTGGGATCGCGGCGGTCTGCGCGCAGAGCTCGATGTGCCGCTCAACTCGCGCAACAACGTGTCGTTAGGTGGCCGATTCGGAACCTATGAGTTCGGACGTGATGCGGATCTTAAGCATCGACAAACGGACGACCTGAGCGAGACCTTGTTACTAACGACCTCTGACAATCGCTCGAATCGAGAGCATCGCTATGTCTCCGGATTCGCCAACTGGAAACACAAGTTCCCACAAGACAAGCACGTCCTGACGATGGATCTGTCGATCAGCCGTCGAAGCGGAGAGGAGGTGTCGACCAACGAGTCCTTTGCTCAGGACGGATCAATCGTCCATGGACTGAAGACTTTTGAAGATGGCCCCGGCGGACGAAGCGAGCTCAAGCTCGACTACGTGCGACCGCTTGGAAACAGTCGTAGATTTGAAGCCGGAGCCTCCGCGCAAAGTTCCGGTTACCGCGATAACTATGCTCAAAGCAGATTCGACACGATCTCCGCGCAATACGTAGATCAGCCGCAACAAAGAAACTCCACGAGGTTTCGTCGGAATCTTCCTGCGTTCTACACCATGTATGCGGATGAAGGTGGTCCGATTGAATATCAATTTGGACTTCGCGGCGAATATCTTGATCGCACCATCGAGCGCGTGCAGACAAGTGAGGAGTTTTCAATTTCGCGATTCGACCTTTACCCAACCGCTCACTCGGCATACAATTTCGGCGGAGGTAAGCAAGCCATTCTCAGCTACACGAGACGCGTCCAGCATTCCCGTCCGTGGGATTTGGAACCATTCTTGAGCTGGGAAGATGCCTACAGCGTGCGCAGCGGAAACCCCGGTTTGAAGCCTGAGTTTATTGACTCCTACGAACTTGGATATCAGACAAGCGTGCTTAAGCAGTTTGTTTCGGTTGAAGGCTTCTATCGGGTCAAGCACAACAACGTTGAGCGGCTGCAAAGTGTTTATTCGGAGAATGTGAGGCTCGAAAGGCCTGAAAACGTTGGCCGGCAATTCTCATTGGGAACGGAGCTTCGCACGGATATTCAGGTTCAAAGAGGCTGGAATTTGACTCTGTCCGGCAGTTTCTACGATCAACGCGTCAAAGGTGAAGCGAACGGGATTTCTTTTGATGAGCATGACTTCTCTTACGACGGAAAACTGAGTAGCATCACGACAATTCTGCGGTCCACTCGACTTCAGTTGGACGGGCAGTATCGCGGACCTTCTGTGACGTCGCAAGGAACAACTGAAGCGTCGGCCACTCTTAACGGAGCGATTCGTCAGGACTTTCTCGATCGCCGTTTGAACGTTGCATTGCAGGTCCGAGATATATTTGCCACAGGCAAGCGTGAGTCCACCAGCGAATCCCCCGGTCTTTACAGCTACAACTACTCGTCAATGGATGCACCCGTCTTTACCCTGAGCGTCGGTTATTCCTTTAACAATTTCAAGAAGAAACAAAACGGCCGAGGCGATGAAACCGGCGAAGACTTTTAG